A stretch of DNA from Chlorogloeopsis sp. ULAP01:
AACCGAAGATAGTTTTTTGCTTAATAGCAAGTTAACTGCACTTGTGAACAAATCTCCATTTCTACTTTGAGGGGCTAGCTGTAAAAGCCATAACTTGTTGTCTCATTACAATAAATATTATTCCCAGCACTAGCAAAAGTCCTCCTGCTAGAGAGTATGTCAAACCCAAGCCTACTTTTGCACTTATGGGTTGGCTAACGATAGGTGAGAGAAATTGCCCCAAAAATAAAGATGTAGAAAGCCCTCCTAAGGCACGTCCGCGCACAGCATCAGGAACGGCAGCAGATACCCACACTGTCATATTAGGCATGAGGAGTCCCAGTCCCATACCTGCAAAGCCTAAACCTAATAAAACTAGTGCATAGCTACTGGCTAAACCAATAATGGTGTAGCCGATGCCCATAAATACAAACATGATAGGTAAAATGCTGACAAAATCTAGTCTTGCTCTGACTCTACCGTAAGCCAAGGAGGCAAAGGCGCTAAAGAGGGTGGAAAAAGCGATCGCCATTCCGCTTTGTGTAGGTGTTGCATTGGTGAGGCGGCGCAGATAAAACGGTAGCTGCACGGGAATCAGGTAGAAGATAATCTGGCTGAGGACAGTAATACTAAAGATAAGTACGAGTAAGTTTACAGGGATTGATGTATCACTACTCGCTTCACTATCTTGAATTGATGGGATTTTTGATATGCTACGGTTTGGTTCGTATATGTAAAAAATAATTAGAGGTATTAGCAGCCATGCAAACAGATAAATTAAAAATGGTAAGCGCCAGTTTGCACTTGCTAGCGAACCGCCTACCGACAAGAAAACTACTCCTCCCAACCCCATGAAGGCTGCTTGCAAACCCATAAAGGTAGCACGAGCAGCGCCAATATAATAGTCTGCAATCAAAGTAGTGGCGCTAACCATAACTCCCGCCACTGCCAAACCCAGTAACGCACGCCCAGCGAGAATGGCAAACAAAGAATTGAGAACTAATCCAGAACCACCTGCAAAACCATAAAGTACAGCAGCAGCCAGTAGTAGTGGTTTGCGTCCCAGTCGATCTACAATTACGCCAGCGATGGGTGAACCAATGACGATAAATAAAGCAGGAAGCGTCAAAACTAGCTTTACCCAGAATTCTGCATTTGCCACGTCAGCAAATTGATCTTGCATCGCAGGTAGAGAAGGAGCGATCGTTGCACCTGCCATTACTGTTAAAGTGCTGGCAAGCAGTAGGGTAGCTTTGGTTAAGGTTGAGTTGGGATTAGAATTGCTCATAAGTTTTTGGTAAAGTTTTCGCTCTAAGGAGCAATATCACTTTCACTAAAACCAAGTTTCATCAACTCCTCAGCGCGGTTTTGAGCATCGCCTTCTAGAAAGAATTCATCGAGTTGCGGAGGTGCAACCGCTGTTCCAGCTAACATTGCGTGTACTTGTCCTCAATGGTGGATTTGGTGGACAAACAAATGTGTCAAAATTCGGTCAATACGGTCGAACATCACTCCATGCTTGCCTCGATCAAGAGCAATCTTGTCAGCAAGTCGTTCTGATGTCAAACCATCACAAAACTGAACCAGTCTTTTGTCTACAGCGGCTTGTGCTTCTTGAATTTCAATTACACTTCGGCAAGGAGTTGCATCGTTTAAAACAGACAATCCCAATCCAGCAACCTCTAAGACATCCAGGTAGTACCAATCCACGATCAGAATATGGTTCAGTGTCAGCAAGATTGAAGGAAAAAAGCTAGTTCTTATAGCTTCAAGCTCCGTTTGACTCAGCTTCGCACAAGCGTTTAACAGACGAAAATTTGACCATCTGTTATTGCGAGCCATAATGCGAAAGTGTTTGACAAGAGTTGAATCATTCATGGGAGTGTGCTTGTAGCAGTTGTAAAAGGAAGCTGACACCCTGAAGGGTGCAGCTACACGGACTAAGCCTGCGGAGGCAGGCTTAATTAGTCTGTGGGCTTATCCAAACCGTATTGAGACAACCCCCCTCAAACATCTAAATTACTGGCTTGAAAGCCTCCTCACGCTGCTGCTGCTTCTTGGTAAGGAACGAAAGTTTTCTTGCTAGCGCCACAAATCGGGCAGTACCAATCCTCAGGAATTGCTTCAAAAGGTGTCCCAGGAGCAATGCTAGAATCGGGATCGCCCTCTACTGGGTCGTATATCATCGAACATTGACGACAAATCCATTTTTGGGTGGCAGGATCGCTACTTGCTGATTTGACGGCAGGAGATTCACCTTGCAAAACATGGAGTGCCTCCGTATATTGACGGGCGTGATGATTTTCAATGTGTGTTAATAAACCAAAGTTGTGGGCAGCTTTGCGGAAGGTATCAGCGTGTTCGCGAGACTCTGCCTGTTGCGCTTCAAACTCAACTACAGCTTTATTATCGTGATCAGCACGTGCCTGCTCGGTGAATTCTGGGTACATGGTAGTGTACTCATAGGTTTCTCCTTCAATCGCTAGTTCTAAACAACGAGCAGCGATCGCTTTTTTTTGCTCTTCCGTCAGAGAAGCCATATCACCCACTACTAACTCTGGATGCATGAGGCGAAAATGGGCAAAAGCGTGTTCTGTCTCTTGATTTGCCGTTTCCCGAAACAGCTTTGATAGTTCATTCATCCCTAACTGGCGAGTCACTTCTGCAAAGAACAGATACTTGCGATTTGCCATTGATTCTCCACCAAAAGCTTCGGCTAAGTTCTTGGCTGTATTGGAGTTAGATAAATCCATTGTGTTCCCTCTTGTGAATCCACTTAAAGACTGCTTGTGAACATCAGTCTTTGAGCTAAAACGTACTCGTAACGAGTTTGTTTAAATCATATTATATGTACTTTTTACGAGTATGAGAAGCATAGATTCTTTTAAGAAACAAGGTAGCCCCTATGAACTTCGTACATCACCAAGTATGAAAGAGGATTCTTTCCCCTACACCCCTACACCCTCTTTCCAGACAGAAGGAAAGAGGATTTGACTATTGCAGAGTAATTATTTCTAGGCAGGTTGCGCTTCTAGGAATGGATAGTCGATATAACCTTTTTCCAAATCTTTCTCGCCGAAACCGTAAAAAGTTTTTGGATCTGGTGTGTTCAGGGCAGCATCTACTTGTAAGCGTTGAGGCAAATCTGGATTTGCCAAGAATAGCTTGCCATAGGAAACCAAATCGGCATCACCGGAGGACAAAACCTCGTTACCTTTGAGCTTGTCGTAGCCGCCATTGGTGATAATTGTGCCTTTATAAATGGGACGAAAAATTGGCAAGACGGGATTGAGAACTTCACGATTAGCTAAATCGACTTCATTTGGCTCCATTAAGTGAATGTAAGCCAGATTAAATTCATTGAGTGCAGCGATCGCATAGCTAAAGGTTGCCTTGGGATTTGAGTCTTTCATGCCGTAGAAAGTGTTACTGGGTGAGAGCTTAATGCCAAGACGGTTGCCTCCCCATACACTGCTGACAGCTTGTACTACTTCTAGTAAAAAACGAGCGCGGTTTTCAACAGAACCGCCGTATTCATCATCACGTTGATTAGAGCCATCTTGAAGAAACTGATCTATTAAGTAACCAAAGGCTCCGTGTAACTCAACACCATCAAATCCTGCTGCCATTGCATTTTCTGCTCCTTGGCGGAACTGCTCGACAATTTTAGGGATTTCATGGGTTTCCAGAGCGCGGGGTGCTTCAAGATTAACTTTGCCAACGGGTGTATGTAACGTTCCTTCCGCAGCGATCGCGCTTGGTGCAACAGGTAACTCTCCATTCAGTAAGGAAGGATGCCCAACGCGCCCACTGTGCCATAATTGCAAGAAAATCTTTCCGTCTTTTGCATGAACTGCTTGTGTAACTTGCTTCCATGCCTCCACCTGTGCTTGAGAGTATATTCCCGGACAGTTCATGTATCCATTGCTCAGGGGAGATACCATCGTGCATTCAGTAATAATTAATCCTGCGGATGCCCGTTGAGCATAATAACTTGCCATCAAACTGGTTGGAATTGAACCTACTGCCCGCAAGCGAGTCATCGGTGCCATGACGATTCGGTTGGGCAAAGTATACGCCCCTAGCTGGATAGGCAAGAAAAGATTAGCGATTGAATCTAGAGCTTGCATAGTCTAATCGTGTACAAGTGATTTATCAGTACTGCACTTCGACTCTGTAGAGAGAAGGATTTTTATTGACGCTAAACACACTATCAAAATCAGCTTTGGTTATCTGCCTCCGTAACTCGTATCTTTGGAGTCGGCTTAATTCAGGTATTTGAATAAAAATTTACAGAACAATAGCTACTGTGTCTTTTCTATTCTTGCTAAAAATAGTCAGTTTTTGCGATACTTTTATTTAGTTGGCTAAATAAATTGGTTCTATGTCTTCTAAACCGATGCGAGAAACTATCGGCTACCTGATGGTGCTGGTTTCTAGAGCACATCGCAATCTAGTCAGTGCGGCTCTGGCTGACTTAGGACTTTACCTTGGGCAAGAGATTTTACTGATGTACCTGTGGGAAAAGGACGGGTTAACTCAGTCTGAACTAGTCGAGCGTATGGAAATAGAACCCCCAACCCTAACCAAGATGTTGAATCGGATGGAAAGAAGCGGTTTATTGGAGCGTTGTCGCTGTCCGGAAGATGCTCGCTCCTACAGAGTTTTCTTGACGGAATCAGGACGCAGTCTACAAGAACCCGTCACTCAACTTTGGCATAACTTTGAAAAGCGGATCTTGGCTGATTTTACTCTTGAGGAGCAACTTTTGTTTCGTCGGTTGCTTCTGCAAGTCCGCAGCAATCTGGCTTGAGAAGAAGGCAGTCCCAATGAAACAACGTTTCATCGCCAGGCATGAAAAACCTCACCCCGTTCTGTCGGACACCCCTCTCCTTGCTAAGGAGAGGGGCAGGGGGTGAGGTGACTTTCAAGTCAGAGGGCAGGAGGCAGAAGGAATAAGATTTTTATGCTTTGTTTTGTAATTAAATCACATAGGTATCTAATTTAATTTTTTTGAAGTTTATTTAGCCGGCTAAATGTTTTAGCGATCGCAGGAGGTTGTATGGATTTGTTAACACTGGATAGTTTACCGCCACAGTTGCGGCAACTCATTTCATGTAGAAATTTAGAACCAGGAGAAGTTCTTTTTCAGCAAGGAGACGAAGCAATTGCTTTTTTTGTAGTCGAAACGGGGCGATTGAGACTGGTACGTTATAGCAGTGATGGCAAAGAAGTGACTTTTCAAATTACTCGCTCTGGAGAAAGTTTGGCAGAAATGGCGCTATTTTCAAATATTTACCACTGTGCTGCTGTAGCAGAGGTGTCTTCACGAGTGATTGTTTATCCTAAGCAGCCACTTTTATCAGCATTGCGCAACTATCCTGATCTCGCTGAAGATTTTATGGCAATGCTAATCGGAAAAATTCACGATTTAAAGGTGCGCTTGGAATTACAGCATATCCGGGCGGCGCATGAACGAGTATTACGATACTTGCGGTATATAGCCGATCCTACCGAACAAACAGTGGTGACTTTTGATCGCCCTCTCAAGGATATTGCTGCAGATATAGGTTTGACACCAGAAACTCTTTCCCGTGCCTTGGCTCGCCTAGAGCGAGAAGGAAAAATCAGGCGATCGCGACTACAAATTTTGCTTCAGAATTCATCTGCGGCTTGATTGTAATCAAGGGAATATGCAACAAAAAAATATACTATATTTTCAGTTTTCAATAATGTCTTGCTAATTAAGAATTGCTTAAGCTTTGATTAAGAATGGGCAAGACTGCGATCGCGATGTATGTCTTTTCATGTATGTCTTTTCAAATTGTGCTTGTAACTATATGCTGAGTTGCCAAAAATTAGAGCAAGAAGAAACTTTACTAATTGATTTTCAACAGAAAGATGCTTCATTTGAACTATTTCCCAAACCACCTGTTCTTAGTAGTCACAATTCTGGATGGAGTGGAATTCACTTCGAGTTTCATCACCAGCCTAGTCATGATACTCCAGAACACCGTTTGACAATGCATACTGTTTGTATTGCCTTCAACTCTACTCCTTCAGAACGATGGTTTGATGGATATAGACAAACCGAATACCAAACAGTGGGAGCAACAGCGATTATTCCTGTTGGAACACTTCACCGTTCCCTTTGGTTTCAAGATGTACAATTCATGTTTGTAGCAATTGCTCCCGAACTTTTGATAAATTTAGGTGCAGAAGTAAATTTACCTGAAGATATTGAACTTATTCCTCAGTTTGCAACGAAAAAAGACCCACTTATTCAAGGCATATTTTTAGCTTTTAGAGATGAGATAGAATCAATCAATCAAGGTAATAACTTGTATATTGAGCAACTAAAAACAACATTAGTTATTCATTTATTAAAGAAATATTGTGTTAAACAACCTCATATATTGATTTATAAAGATGGGCTACCCAAATACAAGTTACGACAAGCACTTGAGTACATTAACACCCATCTTAACGAAGATATTAAATTAGCTGATTTGGCTGGAGTCGTTGGTATGAGTCAATTCTATTTTGTACGCCTTTTTAAACATTCAATGGGTGTTACACCTTATCATTATGTAATTCAGCAACGAGTAGAACTGGCAAAGCAATTATTGAAGCAAGGTAAAGTGACAATTACTGATATTGCATTGCAGTGTGGTTTTGCTAATCAAAGTCATTTTACGAGGCATTTTCGTCAACTGACAGGAGTTACACCCAAGGCATATCAAAAGCAATAGAACCAATTAAGTCTTTTGATTGTGTAATTTTAGGCGATCGCTAACAAAATTATCTGTTGATTTCAGTTATTAAGGAACTAAGGCAATATTAGATTCTTCAGTAGACACTAATACATCATATACTTGTTTTATAGCTAATATTGAAACTAATTCAACCAATGCATCAGGATTGAATGGTTTAGCCATATAATTAGAGAAACCTGCATTAAAAGCAAGTTTTATTGCCTTTTGATAGGTAAGTGTTGTAAGAGCTATAGCTGGGATCTGTGCTAATTTCCCCTTAATATTTCTGAGCTGACGAATTAGTGAATAACCATCCTCATCAGGTAAAAAAATTTCGCTAATCAGAATATTTGGTTGCAATTGTGGAATCTTTTCCAAAGCTTCACTTGTTGTTTTTGCTAATACTACCTGTGTATTGTACGGTTCAAAAATAAATCGAACCAATTCTAGAGAATCAAGATTGTTGTCTACTACTATTACTCTTAAATCGCTAAGAGCCTGTGAAGTAATTGTATGTCTGAAGTGATTGTGGATATCTATCGACGGATTCTCACAATAGTCAGATGTCATGCAAATATACTTGGGGTTTGTTCCGCTAATCAAGTTTGCCATCTGTTGGACAAGCATTTGGTTGGTTTTCCTTGTTTTGTCCATTGAGTAACTTTAACTAAGTGCTGCTACTGACTTACTAAAAAATTTCTCACCCAAGCGATGACGCTCTTTATTTGTACTTTTAGTGAAAATCGTAAGAAGAAAAACCTTATAAAAAATGTATTGAGTGTAAAGCCCCAGAAAGGGTAGTGATTTAACTTAGATTTATAACTATCCAAACACTACCAATTAAAGTTTAAATTGAGGTAATAGAATGGTAAAGAATGGAAAACAAAGCTAATACAGTTGTAAAACCCCCTCCTCTCTCCTAAAAATTAGCCGCAAAGCTTTCATGGTAAGCAGAGGATAGGGGGTAACGTGGCTCTAAACTTAGAGGGCAATAGACGCCTTTACATCAGTTGCTTCGATTGAGAGAGTCGCAGTGCTTTGGTTCTTGTTACGAAGTTGAACTTGGTAATGAAGGTTTGTAGGCTTCTGCCTCCAAGCTTACTGCTCTTTGAGAAAATTTCGTACACCCTGATGATAATCTATGCCTTTAAAACGGGGGCTGTTAGCTTCCGCAATACTAAATAAGCTCCAGAAAGGATTTTTACTTCTTAATTGTGACGCTTGAGGGTAGGTAGCTTTTGCTAGCTTATATACTTGTTCTGAAGGTAGAGATTTATTCACAAAAATGAATGAAGTACTAGCAACTGTGTTAACTGCTTCCTTTTGCCAAGGATATGTATTAGCAGGAATTATTGCTGGATTATAAAGAACACTACCACGTGTATAAATCTGCTGAGGAATTTTAAATTGCTGCCGATTGATTGGTAAAAGTTTAAGCGTTGTACCTTCTTGAGCAGAAATATTTTTTAGTAAAGGATTACCAATTCCAGCAGTGTAAAAAGCAGCATCAAGTTCTCCTGTTCTCACTTTTTCAATTGACTCTTTAACTTCCATTGGAAGTAAGGATTCATTAACTACATCTATATCATGAAGTTGGTATAGAAAAATAGCACTGACATAGGTTCCTGAATTTTCTGGGCCAACACCTACATTTTTACCTTTGAGATCTGCAAAAGATTTGATTCCAGATGAACTATTGACTATAACATGAATAGTTTCTGTATTGACTGGAGCAAAAATTTGAATGTTATCAGCAAGCTTTGCAATACTTTTATCGCCTGCATTTCGTAATAGATACAAAGCATCCTGTTGAGCAAATGCCATATTAGCACTGCCATTGCCTAGTTCTATTAAGTTTTGAAATGAACCTGGAGATTGTTCTTTAATTGTTAAATTAAATCCAGATTTTTTGAGCACATCTTTGAGTTCTGTTGCAGCTTGGTAGTAAAGACTTGGTGGTTTAGTTGATACAAAAGATAATGTCTGTTGGGCAATAGTTGAGTTTCCAGCGACCAAGCTTATAAATGTAACTATAGAAGCTGTTAATAAAGCTAAGAGAAAAAACAGTTTAGATTTTCTCATCTTGAAAATTCCTACTCAAAATATAAAAATACTTATACTAGCTTTTCGCTATCAATCTTCTTTGAGCTTTTTCAAAAAGTTACTACAGTCAAACTACATAATGTTTGTAAATTTCGTCGTTCAATCTAATTTAAGACTACAAAAATAGATATACATAAACTGTCCCAGCAATCTCAATTATGTTAATCATAAAACTAGTAGATTGCTGGACATTGCGACTAATCTTTTATGTATGATCGGAAGCTATTTCAGTTGTAGTTCTGCCTCACCTACAACTTGCTCTCCTGATTCACCTAGAACTTTTGAGTAGAAAAATCCTGCTAAGATTGCACCTAAGATAGGAGCAACCCAAAACATCCATACTTGCCTAAATAATTCTACTCCTGCAAAAAG
This window harbors:
- a CDS encoding MFS transporter, which encodes MSNSNPNSTLTKATLLLASTLTVMAGATIAPSLPAMQDQFADVANAEFWVKLVLTLPALFIVIGSPIAGVIVDRLGRKPLLLAAAVLYGFAGGSGLVLNSLFAILAGRALLGLAVAGVMVSATTLIADYYIGAARATFMGLQAAFMGLGGVVFLSVGGSLASANWRLPFLIYLFAWLLIPLIIFYIYEPNRSISKIPSIQDSEASSDTSIPVNLLVLIFSITVLSQIIFYLIPVQLPFYLRRLTNATPTQSGMAIAFSTLFSAFASLAYGRVRARLDFVSILPIMFVFMGIGYTIIGLASSYALVLLGLGFAGMGLGLLMPNMTVWVSAAVPDAVRGRALGGLSTSLFLGQFLSPIVSQPISAKVGLGLTYSLAGGLLLVLGIIFIVMRQQVMAFTASPSK
- a CDS encoding DinB family protein; amino-acid sequence: MNDSTLVKHFRIMARNNRWSNFRLLNACAKLSQTELEAIRTSFFPSILLTLNHILIVDWYYLDVLEVAGLGLSVLNDATPCRSVIEIQEAQAAVDKRLVQFCDGLTSERLADKIALDRGKHGVMFDRIDRILTHLFVHQIHH
- a CDS encoding rubrerythrin family protein codes for the protein MDLSNSNTAKNLAEAFGGESMANRKYLFFAEVTRQLGMNELSKLFRETANQETEHAFAHFRLMHPELVVGDMASLTEEQKKAIAARCLELAIEGETYEYTTMYPEFTEQARADHDNKAVVEFEAQQAESREHADTFRKAAHNFGLLTHIENHHARQYTEALHVLQGESPAVKSASSDPATQKWICRQCSMIYDPVEGDPDSSIAPGTPFEAIPEDWYCPICGASKKTFVPYQEAAAA
- a CDS encoding alkene reductase, translated to MQALDSIANLFLPIQLGAYTLPNRIVMAPMTRLRAVGSIPTSLMASYYAQRASAGLIITECTMVSPLSNGYMNCPGIYSQAQVEAWKQVTQAVHAKDGKIFLQLWHSGRVGHPSLLNGELPVAPSAIAAEGTLHTPVGKVNLEAPRALETHEIPKIVEQFRQGAENAMAAGFDGVELHGAFGYLIDQFLQDGSNQRDDEYGGSVENRARFLLEVVQAVSSVWGGNRLGIKLSPSNTFYGMKDSNPKATFSYAIAALNEFNLAYIHLMEPNEVDLANREVLNPVLPIFRPIYKGTIITNGGYDKLKGNEVLSSGDADLVSYGKLFLANPDLPQRLQVDAALNTPDPKTFYGFGEKDLEKGYIDYPFLEAQPA
- a CDS encoding MarR family transcriptional regulator produces the protein MSSKPMRETIGYLMVLVSRAHRNLVSAALADLGLYLGQEILLMYLWEKDGLTQSELVERMEIEPPTLTKMLNRMERSGLLERCRCPEDARSYRVFLTESGRSLQEPVTQLWHNFEKRILADFTLEEQLLFRRLLLQVRSNLA
- a CDS encoding Crp/Fnr family transcriptional regulator; amino-acid sequence: MDLLTLDSLPPQLRQLISCRNLEPGEVLFQQGDEAIAFFVVETGRLRLVRYSSDGKEVTFQITRSGESLAEMALFSNIYHCAAVAEVSSRVIVYPKQPLLSALRNYPDLAEDFMAMLIGKIHDLKVRLELQHIRAAHERVLRYLRYIADPTEQTVVTFDRPLKDIAADIGLTPETLSRALARLEREGKIRRSRLQILLQNSSAA
- a CDS encoding AraC family transcriptional regulator, which produces MLSCQKLEQEETLLIDFQQKDASFELFPKPPVLSSHNSGWSGIHFEFHHQPSHDTPEHRLTMHTVCIAFNSTPSERWFDGYRQTEYQTVGATAIIPVGTLHRSLWFQDVQFMFVAIAPELLINLGAEVNLPEDIELIPQFATKKDPLIQGIFLAFRDEIESINQGNNLYIEQLKTTLVIHLLKKYCVKQPHILIYKDGLPKYKLRQALEYINTHLNEDIKLADLAGVVGMSQFYFVRLFKHSMGVTPYHYVIQQRVELAKQLLKQGKVTITDIALQCGFANQSHFTRHFRQLTGVTPKAYQKQ
- a CDS encoding response regulator is translated as MTSDYCENPSIDIHNHFRHTITSQALSDLRVIVVDNNLDSLELVRFIFEPYNTQVVLAKTTSEALEKIPQLQPNILISEIFLPDEDGYSLIRQLRNIKGKLAQIPAIALTTLTYQKAIKLAFNAGFSNYMAKPFNPDALVELVSILAIKQVYDVLVSTEESNIALVP
- a CDS encoding TAXI family TRAP transporter solute-binding subunit, whose protein sequence is MRKSKLFFLLALLTASIVTFISLVAGNSTIAQQTLSFVSTKPPSLYYQAATELKDVLKKSGFNLTIKEQSPGSFQNLIELGNGSANMAFAQQDALYLLRNAGDKSIAKLADNIQIFAPVNTETIHVIVNSSSGIKSFADLKGKNVGVGPENSGTYVSAIFLYQLHDIDVVNESLLPMEVKESIEKVRTGELDAAFYTAGIGNPLLKNISAQEGTTLKLLPINRQQFKIPQQIYTRGSVLYNPAIIPANTYPWQKEAVNTVASTSFIFVNKSLPSEQVYKLAKATYPQASQLRSKNPFWSLFSIAEANSPRFKGIDYHQGVRNFLKEQ